One window from the genome of Deltaproteobacteria bacterium encodes:
- the rpsC gene encoding 30S ribosomal protein S3 yields MGQKTHPYGFRLVSIRTWRSRWYSEKDYASQLQEDLLIRGFVKGRLNHAGVSSVEIERRSNRVTVLIATARPGIVIGKKGAEIENLKKEIQKLTPKEVSINIVEIRRPETDGQLTAENVAMQLERRVAFRRAMKKTVLSSMKLGAKGIKIQVSGRLGGAEMSRTEWYREGRVPLHTLRADIDYGFSEAHTTYGIIGVKVWIYKGEVLPKAPSSPATNE; encoded by the coding sequence TTGGGACAGAAGACACACCCTTACGGATTTCGGCTGGTGTCCATCCGGACCTGGCGTTCGCGCTGGTACTCCGAAAAGGATTACGCGTCGCAACTGCAGGAGGACCTGCTCATCCGCGGCTTCGTCAAGGGCCGCCTGAACCACGCGGGAGTCTCCTCGGTCGAGATCGAGCGGCGCAGCAACCGCGTCACCGTTCTCATCGCCACGGCCCGTCCGGGGATCGTGATCGGCAAGAAGGGCGCCGAGATCGAGAACCTGAAGAAGGAGATCCAGAAGCTCACGCCGAAGGAAGTGTCGATCAACATCGTTGAAATCCGCCGCCCGGAGACGGACGGGCAGCTGACCGCGGAAAACGTCGCGATGCAGCTTGAGCGGCGGGTCGCTTTCCGCCGCGCCATGAAGAAGACCGTGCTTTCCTCGATGAAGCTGGGCGCAAAGGGGATCAAGATCCAGGTCTCCGGCCGCCTCGGCGGCGCCGAGATGTCCCGGACCGAGTGGTACCGCGAAGGGCGGGTGCCTCTTCACACCTTGAGGGCCGACATCGACTACGGTTTCTCGGAGGCCCATACCACCTACGGCATCATCGGGGTGAAGGTCTGGATCTACAAGGGCGAGGTGCTGCCGAAGGCGCCCTCTTCCCCCGCCACCAACGAATAG